In Planctomycetota bacterium, a single window of DNA contains:
- the amrB gene encoding AmmeMemoRadiSam system protein B: protein MKHSLLGLAIFICVVGCGPDSQTPNSNNQTPNNKDQASITNNQIPDTKHQTSNSEEQVMNIRESVLAGSWYPANPDTLRKEIARYFDAVKLPKGVDQKQDVVGLVVPHAGHQYSGPCAAYGYSLLKGKIYKRVIIMGPSHRVGFNGVSVSQATHYETPLGKVPVDRQACDKLLQRINLFSYQAAADKNEHSVEIQLPFLQTVLADGYKIVPLVVGDVDDFQAVASIIKEVVDDQTLVIASSDFTHYGEDFGYVPFTDSIKANLKKLDNGAIEQIVKLSPDGFEKYIRSTGATVCGYKPIALLLNILGGENKVTLLDYYTSGDLSGDYAHCVSYACIAFSKNASAQQAGDDLDKSEQAALLKLARQTLKVYLNDKKTPKFNEKELTARLKEKRGIFVTLKNRGELRGCIGRIFDPEPLYQEAIEYTVHSTQDSRFYYNPVTAKEEPDIDIEISVLSPMKKVASYKDIVVGRHGVYLMKDGCNAVFLPQVAPEQGWTRDEMLNQLSMKAGLDKDAWRQDAEFMVFTAQVFGEKE from the coding sequence ATGAAACACAGTTTGCTGGGCCTGGCTATTTTTATCTGCGTGGTGGGCTGCGGACCGGATAGTCAAACACCAAATTCCAATAACCAAACACCAAACAACAAAGACCAAGCATCAATAACTAATAATCAAATACCAGATACAAAACACCAAACATCAAATTCAGAGGAGCAAGTTATGAACATTCGTGAATCAGTCCTGGCCGGCAGTTGGTATCCGGCTAATCCCGACACCCTGCGCAAGGAGATTGCCAGGTATTTTGATGCCGTGAAACTACCCAAAGGCGTTGACCAGAAGCAGGATGTTGTTGGCCTGGTGGTGCCGCATGCCGGGCATCAGTATTCCGGTCCCTGCGCTGCCTATGGTTATTCCTTACTCAAAGGCAAGATATATAAACGGGTTATCATTATGGGTCCGAGCCATCGGGTCGGATTCAACGGGGTCTCGGTTTCCCAGGCCACGCATTATGAAACGCCGCTGGGCAAAGTCCCGGTGGACCGACAGGCCTGCGATAAACTCCTGCAGAGAATTAATCTTTTCAGTTACCAGGCCGCGGCTGACAAGAACGAGCATTCGGTGGAGATTCAACTGCCGTTCCTGCAGACCGTGCTGGCGGATGGCTATAAGATTGTGCCTTTGGTGGTCGGTGATGTGGACGATTTTCAGGCCGTGGCGTCCATCATCAAGGAGGTCGTGGATGACCAGACACTGGTCATTGCCAGTTCGGACTTCACGCACTACGGCGAGGATTTCGGCTATGTGCCTTTCACGGACAGCATCAAGGCCAATCTCAAGAAACTGGACAACGGCGCCATTGAGCAAATCGTGAAACTCTCTCCGGACGGATTTGAGAAGTATATCAGGTCCACCGGAGCCACGGTCTGCGGTTATAAGCCGATTGCCTTATTGCTGAATATCTTAGGTGGAGAAAATAAAGTAACATTGCTGGACTATTATACATCGGGTGATTTGTCCGGCGACTATGCCCACTGCGTTAGTTATGCCTGTATCGCATTCAGCAAGAACGCATCAGCTCAACAGGCCGGGGATGATTTGGATAAGTCAGAACAGGCCGCCCTGCTCAAACTGGCCCGGCAGACCCTGAAGGTCTATTTGAATGACAAAAAGACGCCTAAATTTAACGAGAAGGAATTGACGGCCCGGCTAAAGGAGAAGCGGGGCATATTTGTCACCTTAAAGAACCGCGGTGAATTGCGGGGCTGTATCGGCCGCATATTTGACCCGGAACCGCTTTATCAGGAAGCGATAGAGTATACGGTGCATTCGACCCAGGATTCCCGTTTTTACTATAATCCGGTTACGGCCAAGGAGGAACCGGATATTGACATAGAGATTTCGGTCCTGTCGCCGATGAAAAAGGTAGCCAGTTATAAGGATATCGTGGTTGGTAGGCACGGGGTTTATCTGATGAAGGACGGTTGTAATGCGGTATTCCTGCCCCAGGTGGCGCCGGAACAGGGTTGGACCCGGGATGAGATGCTTAATCAGCTGTCGATGAAGGCTGGACTGGACAAGGACGCCTGGCGTCAGGACGCGGAGTTTATGGTCTTTACCGCACAGGTGTTTGGGGAGAAAGAGTAA
- the amrS gene encoding AmmeMemoRadiSam system radical SAM enzyme, translating to MDRRQFLKSAAGCAAISLLAQNRTLSAEPAKDTRKEVAYYKKLDDGVVECLICPKKCKVLNQGRGICGNKLNDDGVYYSLVYSKPCTINIDPIEKKPLFHFLPGSQAYSLSTAGCNFGCSFCQNWQISQSKPEQMDNYNLTPKEIVEQAKKNEAKVIAFTYGEPVVYYEYMYDIAKLAREQKMHSVMISNGYINEEPLRELCKHLSAVKIDLKAFTDDFYRKYCNGSLQPVLDTLLTLKRIGIWFEVVVLIIPTLNDSAKEIKQMCEWIKNNLGDNVPVHFSRFHPEYKLKNLPVTPVQTMEDAHQIAKEAGLRFVYLGNIANHPAESTYCLACQKPIIKRVGFRIAETLIKQGKCPFCSALIPGVWAG from the coding sequence ATGGACAGAAGACAATTCCTGAAATCAGCCGCCGGCTGCGCCGCGATATCGCTTCTGGCGCAGAACAGAACACTTTCTGCCGAGCCGGCCAAGGACACACGCAAGGAGGTAGCATACTACAAGAAACTTGATGACGGAGTAGTGGAGTGCCTCATCTGCCCGAAAAAGTGCAAGGTGCTGAATCAGGGACGGGGCATCTGCGGCAATAAACTCAATGACGACGGAGTTTATTATAGTTTGGTCTATTCCAAACCCTGCACCATTAACATTGACCCGATAGAGAAAAAGCCGCTGTTCCATTTTCTGCCCGGCAGCCAGGCCTATTCGTTATCCACGGCCGGGTGTAATTTCGGATGCAGTTTCTGCCAGAACTGGCAGATTTCACAATCCAAGCCCGAGCAGATGGATAATTATAATCTTACGCCGAAAGAAATTGTCGAGCAGGCGAAGAAGAATGAAGCCAAGGTGATTGCCTTTACCTACGGCGAGCCGGTTGTCTATTACGAATATATGTATGACATTGCCAAACTGGCTCGTGAGCAGAAGATGCACAGCGTGATGATTTCCAACGGCTACATCAACGAAGAGCCGCTGCGCGAACTTTGCAAACATCTCAGCGCGGTCAAGATAGACCTCAAGGCATTCACTGACGACTTTTACCGGAAATACTGCAACGGCTCTCTTCAGCCGGTCTTAGATACGCTCCTGACCCTGAAGAGGATTGGCATCTGGTTTGAGGTGGTGGTCCTGATAATCCCGACCCTGAATGACAGCGCCAAAGAGATTAAACAGATGTGTGAATGGATAAAGAATAACTTAGGCGACAACGTGCCGGTGCATTTCTCCAGATTCCATCCGGAATATAAACTCAAGAACCTGCCGGTCACGCCGGTACAGACGATGGAAGACGCCCATCAAATTGCCAAAGAGGCCGGTTTGAGGTTCGTATATCTGGGAAATATTGCAAATCATCCGGCTGAATCCACCTATTGCCTGGCCTGCCAAAAGCCGATAATAAAGCGGGTGGGCTTCCGGATAGCGGAAACCCTGATAAAGCAGGGCAAATGCCCGTTTTGTTCGGCCCTGATACCCGGGGTCTGGGCCGGGTGA
- a CDS encoding TonB-dependent receptor produces the protein MSGYRKVAGLIKNKWLVMALGLWGVGVLISADTAQTKPDEIIVTASRTDAKPFETAYITEVITADDIQNRKFSRSMPEIFSSDPSVTVQKTSQGQGSPFIRGFTGFRNLLLIDGIRLNNSVFRDGPNEYWNTVDSFTIGRLEVVKGPASALYGSDAIGGTVNVITISPEQEKGFSYRASERYATADTSSVARAEISGAFSPSIRMLAGASDKDFNDLQGGAHTGTQPKTGYQEMDYDLKAEYLINKQDKLFLAHSRVNQPDVWRTHATTFGISWQDTTIGTDKERSYNHQRRLTYLQYYKDDAGWLGDKAKFSLSYHSQDEQLFRKRSNNKMERSGFDVNTLGLSAQMERATSLGHLVYGAEFYRDNVDSFLRKYLASGALESIEIQGPVADDATYDLAGLYIQNEYPLKPSLNLTAGLRYTQAIVDADKVKDPTIVTPTTIAISDRWSNLSGNLRLSYMPTEKWNIFGGISQGFRSPNLSDLTRLDIALSNEIETPSPNLKPENFLSIETGSKTETDKFSAQGAFFYTIINDMIVRYPTGVTITGLNEVQKSNVGDGNIYGLEFKVNYRFDNIWSVFGGASSQRGQVDTYTSPGVKSRQPMTMIPPTLAIFGIRRTDAAGKWWSELETKMADRQDRLSPLDKLNTQRIPPDGTPGYSIYNIRGGVNLSRIFRLSVAIENLGNRDYRTHGSGNNEPGRNVIISIGGSF, from the coding sequence ATGTCAGGTTATAGAAAGGTTGCCGGCTTGATAAAGAATAAATGGCTGGTTATGGCTCTGGGATTATGGGGCGTTGGAGTGTTAATAAGCGCCGATACAGCCCAAACAAAGCCCGACGAAATCATCGTCACCGCCTCGCGCACCGATGCGAAGCCGTTTGAAACGGCTTATATCACCGAGGTCATTACAGCTGATGATATCCAAAACAGAAAATTCAGCCGGAGTATGCCGGAGATATTCTCATCCGACCCGTCGGTGACAGTCCAGAAGACCTCCCAGGGCCAGGGCTCGCCGTTTATTCGCGGCTTTACCGGTTTCCGCAACCTGCTCCTGATAGACGGCATCCGGCTGAACAACTCCGTATTCCGGGACGGGCCTAATGAATATTGGAATACGGTTGATTCATTCACTATCGGACGATTAGAGGTGGTCAAAGGACCGGCCTCGGCGCTTTACGGCAGCGATGCTATCGGCGGGACGGTCAATGTCATCACCATTTCTCCAGAACAGGAAAAAGGATTCTCGTATCGCGCCTCTGAACGTTATGCCACGGCGGACACATCAAGTGTTGCCCGGGCTGAAATCAGCGGCGCTTTCAGCCCATCCATTAGGATGCTGGCCGGCGCTTCGGACAAGGACTTCAACGATTTACAAGGCGGTGCGCATACCGGCACACAGCCCAAGACCGGCTACCAGGAAATGGACTACGACCTCAAAGCGGAATATCTCATCAACAAGCAGGACAAACTCTTCCTGGCCCACAGCCGAGTCAACCAGCCCGATGTCTGGAGAACGCACGCCACTACCTTTGGCATCTCCTGGCAGGATACCACCATCGGCACAGACAAGGAACGCTCGTATAACCACCAGCGCCGCCTGACCTACTTACAATACTATAAAGACGATGCCGGTTGGCTGGGCGATAAGGCAAAGTTTTCCCTCTCCTACCACAGCCAGGACGAGCAGTTATTCCGCAAGAGAAGCAATAACAAGATGGAACGTTCCGGCTTTGACGTCAACACCCTGGGTCTTTCGGCACAGATGGAACGGGCGACTTCATTAGGCCATCTGGTTTACGGCGCTGAATTCTACCGCGATAATGTGGATTCATTCTTGCGCAAATACCTGGCCAGCGGCGCACTGGAAAGCATTGAGATTCAGGGTCCGGTGGCCGATGACGCGACCTACGATTTAGCCGGCCTATACATCCAGAATGAATATCCGCTAAAACCATCATTGAATCTTACTGCCGGCCTTCGCTATACACAAGCCATCGTTGATGCGGATAAGGTCAAAGACCCAACGATTGTCACACCCACCACCATAGCCATCTCCGACCGATGGAGCAATCTGTCCGGTAATCTGCGGTTATCCTATATGCCGACTGAGAAGTGGAATATCTTCGGCGGCATCTCGCAGGGCTTCCGGTCGCCGAACCTCTCCGACCTAACGCGGCTGGACATTGCCCTGTCCAATGAAATAGAAACGCCATCGCCCAACCTAAAACCGGAGAACTTTCTCTCTATTGAAACCGGCTCTAAAACAGAGACCGATAAATTCAGCGCCCAAGGCGCCTTTTTCTATACTATAATTAACGATATGATTGTCCGCTATCCGACCGGCGTAACCATCACCGGATTAAACGAGGTGCAGAAGTCAAATGTGGGCGATGGGAATATCTACGGGCTGGAATTCAAGGTGAACTACCGGTTTGATAATATCTGGTCTGTCTTTGGCGGCGCGAGTTCGCAGCGAGGCCAGGTGGATACCTATACCTCGCCCGGCGTTAAATCACGACAACCAATGACAATGATTCCACCAACCCTGGCTATTTTCGGTATCCGCAGAACTGATGCGGCCGGCAAATGGTGGTCAGAACTGGAAACCAAGATGGCCGACCGTCAGGACCGGCTCTCGCCTCTGGACAAACTCAATACACAGCGAATCCCGCCGGACGGCACGCCGGGATACAGCATCTATAACATCAGGGGCGGCGTCAACTTGAGCCGGATATTCCGACTCTCCGTGGCAATAGAAAATCTCGGTAACCGCGACTACCGGACCCACGGTTCGGGTAATAATGAGCCGGGCCGGAATGTGATAATATCAATCGGCGGGTCATTTTGA